In Sciurus carolinensis chromosome 17, mSciCar1.2, whole genome shotgun sequence, one genomic interval encodes:
- the Gipc3 gene encoding PDZ domain-containing protein GIPC3 isoform X1 has product MESAAAREAPRAETPRAPVPPPSPAEHPAAPRVRPRLVFRTQLAHGSPTGKIEGFTNVRELYAKIAEAFGIAPTEILFCTLNSHKVDMQKLLGGQIGLEDFIFAHVRGETKEVEVTKTEDALGLTITDNGAGYAFIKRIKEGSIINRIEAVCVGDSIEAINDHSIVGCRHYEVAKMLRELPKSQPFTLRLVQPRRAFDMIGQRSRSSKCPVEARVASGRETLRLRSGGAATVEEAVSVGGSSGAVGPAPSTSRRRFPAREAGPDGGAAVPEPGHRAGRPACSPLGVAGWRFSPPPPLLCPSPASLRRRPLGRWTTCWRATWAFATQSWVRGQGKRGPGGGRPWEEVGPQERPGRSALTRVPPRCPQHPPWWRRPRRQAASRSLRAA; this is encoded by the exons ATGGAGAGCGCTGCTGCCCGCGAGGCCCCGCGGGCTGAGACCCCGCGCGCCCCTGTGCCCCCGCCCTCGCCCGCAGAGCACCCAGCCGCGCCCCGCGTGCGCCCGCGCCTCGTCTTCCGCACGCAGCTGGCGCACGGCAGCCCCACCGGCAAGATCGAAGGCTTCACCAACGTCCGCGAGCTCTACGCCAAGATCGCAGAGGCCTTCGGAATCGCGCCCACCGAG ATCTTATTCTGCACCCTCAACAGCCACAAGGTGGACATGCAGAAGCTCCTGGGTGGACAGATAGGGCTGGAGGACTTTATCTTTGCCCATGTGCGGGGTGAGACCAAGGAGGTCGAGGTCACCAAGACAGAGGATGCCCTGGGACTGACCATCACAGACAACGGGGCTGGCTATGCCTTCATCAAG AGGATCAAGGAGGGCAGCATCATCAACCGGATCGAGGCAGTGTGTGTGGGCGACAGCATCGAGGCCATCAATGACCACTCCATTGTCGGCTGCCGCCACTACGAGGTGGCCAAGATGCTCCGGGAGCTGCCCAAGTCCCAGCCCTTCACCCTGCGCCTGGTGCAGCCCAGGAGAGCCTTTG ATATGATCGGCcagaggagcaggagcagcaAATGTCCTGTGGAAGCGCGAGTGGCCAGCGGGAGGGAGACCCTGCGGCTCCGCTCTGGGGGTGCCGCCACGGTGGAGGAGGCGGTGAGCGTGGGAGGGTCTTCCGGGGCTGTGGGCCCAGCACCGTCCACCTCCCGGCGTCGGTTTCCAGCCCGTGAAGCAGGTCCTGATGGAGGGGCGGCGGTTCCAGAGCCGGGGCACCGTGCTGGGCGTCCCGCCTGCTCGCCCCTGGGGGTCGCTGGGTGGCGGTTCTCACCCCCGCCTCCCCTCCTGTGCCCCAGCCCAGCGAGTTTGAGGAGGAGGCCTCTCGGAAGGTGGACGACCTGCTGGAGAGCTACATGGGCATTCGCGACCCAGAGCTGGGTAAGGGGCCAGGGTAAGCGGGGGCCTGGGGGCGGGCGcccctgggaggaggtggggcccCAGGAGAGGCCAGGCCGGAGCGCCCTCACCCGCGTCCCTCCACGTTGCCCACAGCATCCACCATGGTGGAGACGTCCAAGAAGACAGGCAGCGTCCAGGAGTTTGCGCGCTGCTTAG
- the Gipc3 gene encoding PDZ domain-containing protein GIPC3 isoform X2: MESAAAREAPRAETPRAPVPPPSPAEHPAAPRVRPRLVFRTQLAHGSPTGKIEGFTNVRELYAKIAEAFGIAPTEILFCTLNSHKVDMQKLLGGQIGLEDFIFAHVRGETKEVEVTKTEDALGLTITDNGAGYAFIKRIKEGSIINRIEAVCVGDSIEAINDHSIVGCRHYEVAKMLRELPKSQPFTLRLVQPRRAFDMIGQRSRSSKCPVEARVASGRETLRLRSGGAATVEEAVSVGGSSGAVGPAPSTSRRRFPAREAGPDGGAAVPEPGHRAGRPACSPLGVAGWRFSPPPPLLCPSPASLRRRPLGRWTTCWRATWAFATQSWHPPWWRRPRRQAASRSLRAA, encoded by the exons ATGGAGAGCGCTGCTGCCCGCGAGGCCCCGCGGGCTGAGACCCCGCGCGCCCCTGTGCCCCCGCCCTCGCCCGCAGAGCACCCAGCCGCGCCCCGCGTGCGCCCGCGCCTCGTCTTCCGCACGCAGCTGGCGCACGGCAGCCCCACCGGCAAGATCGAAGGCTTCACCAACGTCCGCGAGCTCTACGCCAAGATCGCAGAGGCCTTCGGAATCGCGCCCACCGAG ATCTTATTCTGCACCCTCAACAGCCACAAGGTGGACATGCAGAAGCTCCTGGGTGGACAGATAGGGCTGGAGGACTTTATCTTTGCCCATGTGCGGGGTGAGACCAAGGAGGTCGAGGTCACCAAGACAGAGGATGCCCTGGGACTGACCATCACAGACAACGGGGCTGGCTATGCCTTCATCAAG AGGATCAAGGAGGGCAGCATCATCAACCGGATCGAGGCAGTGTGTGTGGGCGACAGCATCGAGGCCATCAATGACCACTCCATTGTCGGCTGCCGCCACTACGAGGTGGCCAAGATGCTCCGGGAGCTGCCCAAGTCCCAGCCCTTCACCCTGCGCCTGGTGCAGCCCAGGAGAGCCTTTG ATATGATCGGCcagaggagcaggagcagcaAATGTCCTGTGGAAGCGCGAGTGGCCAGCGGGAGGGAGACCCTGCGGCTCCGCTCTGGGGGTGCCGCCACGGTGGAGGAGGCGGTGAGCGTGGGAGGGTCTTCCGGGGCTGTGGGCCCAGCACCGTCCACCTCCCGGCGTCGGTTTCCAGCCCGTGAAGCAGGTCCTGATGGAGGGGCGGCGGTTCCAGAGCCGGGGCACCGTGCTGGGCGTCCCGCCTGCTCGCCCCTGGGGGTCGCTGGGTGGCGGTTCTCACCCCCGCCTCCCCTCCTGTGCCCCAGCCCAGCGAGTTTGAGGAGGAGGCCTCTCGGAAGGTGGACGACCTGCTGGAGAGCTACATGGGCATTCGCGACCCAGAGCTGG CATCCACCATGGTGGAGACGTCCAAGAAGACAGGCAGCGTCCAGGAGTTTGCGCGCTGCTTAG
- the Gipc3 gene encoding PDZ domain-containing protein GIPC3 isoform X3 produces the protein MESAAAREAPRAETPRAPVPPPSPAEHPAAPRVRPRLVFRTQLAHGSPTGKIEGFTNVRELYAKIAEAFGIAPTEILFCTLNSHKVDMQKLLGGQIGLEDFIFAHVRGETKEVEVTKTEDALGLTITDNGAGYAFIKRIKEGSIINRIEAVCVGDSIEAINDHSIVGCRHYEVAKMLRELPKSQPFTLRLVQPRRAFDMIGQRSRSSKCPVEARVASGRETLRLRSGGAATVEEAPSEFEEEASRKVDDLLESYMGIRDPELASTMVETSKKTGSVQEFARCLDSVLGEFAFPDEFVVEVWAAIGEAREACG, from the exons ATGGAGAGCGCTGCTGCCCGCGAGGCCCCGCGGGCTGAGACCCCGCGCGCCCCTGTGCCCCCGCCCTCGCCCGCAGAGCACCCAGCCGCGCCCCGCGTGCGCCCGCGCCTCGTCTTCCGCACGCAGCTGGCGCACGGCAGCCCCACCGGCAAGATCGAAGGCTTCACCAACGTCCGCGAGCTCTACGCCAAGATCGCAGAGGCCTTCGGAATCGCGCCCACCGAG ATCTTATTCTGCACCCTCAACAGCCACAAGGTGGACATGCAGAAGCTCCTGGGTGGACAGATAGGGCTGGAGGACTTTATCTTTGCCCATGTGCGGGGTGAGACCAAGGAGGTCGAGGTCACCAAGACAGAGGATGCCCTGGGACTGACCATCACAGACAACGGGGCTGGCTATGCCTTCATCAAG AGGATCAAGGAGGGCAGCATCATCAACCGGATCGAGGCAGTGTGTGTGGGCGACAGCATCGAGGCCATCAATGACCACTCCATTGTCGGCTGCCGCCACTACGAGGTGGCCAAGATGCTCCGGGAGCTGCCCAAGTCCCAGCCCTTCACCCTGCGCCTGGTGCAGCCCAGGAGAGCCTTTG ATATGATCGGCcagaggagcaggagcagcaAATGTCCTGTGGAAGCGCGAGTGGCCAGCGGGAGGGAGACCCTGCGGCTCCGCTCTGGGGGTGCCGCCACGGTGGAGGAGGCG CCCAGCGAGTTTGAGGAGGAGGCCTCTCGGAAGGTGGACGACCTGCTGGAGAGCTACATGGGCATTCGCGACCCAGAGCTGG CATCCACCATGGTGGAGACGTCCAAGAAGACAGGCAGCGTCCAGGAGTTTGCGCGCTGCTTAGACTCCGTCTTGGGCGAGTTTGCCTTCCCGGACGAGTTTGTGGTGGAGGTGTGGGCCGCCATCGGCGAGGCCAGGGAGGCTTGTGGCTAG